One window of Sphingobacteriales bacterium genomic DNA carries:
- a CDS encoding PKD domain-containing protein: MKSLFTCFIAIMFGSFYHLHAQNVVLLPVNGEGPVQTSTSGILLDSGGEGLYTPGNYGSIVISPSTVSCPLTLTFTEFELGINMDYLTIYDGPNYDIYIGSYTGNELPNGGLPFVSTTGSFTIEMYSDIIIFPPPPPSNSGFRAVWQAGDSSTDAQFTVSETDVPINTPVLFTPSNPDYQDYFWNFGDGNTSTDIIPTHAFAGSGSFTVSLTITNCEGTTATESFELFVQEPPTISVEPNTGYDVTLEHGDSTTYSFTITNTGTGDLVFNIEGANLIENKELQVLALINGADLTQEYPSTLLAINNYFTDYQLTEITTYNASELATALQNKDVLLIPEQETCNAAAFSSFAPILQTFAENGGTIIINGTNQAGCIFNTGLFSGTYQNFYSGSLNVNIPSDPIMEGVNDPYNALAVTFYYDITNPDAVRLVRYSGFDVVTYRNIGLGRAILVGHDFRYHNADMDRIMSNCVKTTKDLMSVNGGIDWLYVSENTGSLAPGESITIDLEFNATDVYGGFYSQDLVINSNDGSAPQIVIPCNMTVTGTPSFAINESTHDFGEVLENDTARYNIIISNPGTDSLKVFNITFSDPVFSTEPSNFSLYGGGATQSVELRFVPTEIAPYFATATIETNIINFFITVSGTGVGAPVTTVNPVAINETLNVGETSTIPLTIFNDGLGPLFYDIDTTYFQQQLKVLAYTNGSDAGAYANTISAINAHFTDYQLSTTNTISSTELDELLQNVNVLLVPAIIDFNAMNLFNSFQSVLQNFVNNGGHVIFLGNFNWGDNPVLHSGFFDGFSSFNSGMMCNILDTSHPVVEGVDNPYTPIGITPMMFFNSDIVRLVQQPGFDINPGDVVCFREIGAGRAIYIGHDFGSADLSGSLVISNALKWIATQNILQWFSISGISGTVGYPSSETLNITLDATDLVGGTYTTQIVISNNDPLAPQIIVPVTLTVIGIPAIEVSTTSFDFGNVIIGNTKTLSMEISNPGTDSLFLDISSSLPQFEVNPAIATVPPFGDMMLDITFVPTEIALLNGQIFINNNVSDLTVSATGFGQGAPVIGVNPASIDITLLAGETAEETITLTNTGAGPLEFTSNGGSTIPILAWTYQVNIFNYTGVAAALESTGLDYTFEESNTEDPSTMAELLQNKRVLLIPDQNFTASSSVFAAMAPVLAEFVQNGGAVLYLGNQCDFCITQSGLFSGFIWAFLFNNPVVVLDDTHPLSTGLGSNYTSSNNSIAYQMTNPDAVALTDVFSGGSTLTYRQVGNGKVIYVGDVFTDLTTPGTTMLRNALLWGGAPPTWISFEPTEGTNEVGNSFDINVTFDASGLLAGVYTFDLVLFTNDPFNPIVVIPCNMTVLAFPQVQILAQPTYSCDGNVYFYDQTLNNPTSWSWDFGDGATAGIQNPIHSYAESGIYTVTLEACNDLGCDEIVFPNFITVDFNSVYCDTINMPFSGVTPITECHGVLMDSGGNQNYLAGSSGIVTISPPGATQVSLTFSEFSYINIEFADQIIIYDGPDVNSPVLGFFTGSTLPNGGTVTSTGGSITIQESTFGWFGTDMGFVATWDCVIITTPPVPGFSYEVTDNCLGIVEFTDASGNFPDSWSWDFGDGNTSTDKDPLHSYLQSGTYDVVLTSCNMVGCESVTVPVTVEGVLFVNFTAPQYIQINSPIMFMDNTENATYWQWNFGNGQTAVGQIANPVTFYGALGVYTVSLTVTDSNGCVRSGSQVVTVVEDVGINDPIAKSTLLIYPNPSNSGMVNLQISAPDQSHVFDLRIYDAIGKQVYTEKLNTAGDFTHQINTSGFAKGMYWVALQSNSGLITQKLIVQ; the protein is encoded by the coding sequence ATGAAAAGTCTTTTTACCTGTTTCATTGCCATAATGTTTGGCAGTTTTTACCACCTGCATGCTCAAAATGTAGTTTTATTGCCTGTTAATGGCGAAGGACCTGTTCAAACTTCAACCTCAGGTATTCTTTTAGATAGTGGTGGAGAGGGTTTATATACCCCCGGCAATTACGGATCAATTGTGATAAGCCCTTCAACTGTTTCTTGTCCTTTAACCTTAACTTTTACCGAGTTCGAACTGGGAATCAATATGGATTATCTGACCATTTATGATGGTCCGAATTATGATATTTATATTGGTTCATATACCGGTAATGAATTACCAAACGGAGGTTTGCCGTTTGTTTCAACTACCGGTTCATTTACCATCGAAATGTACAGTGATATAATTATTTTCCCTCCTCCTCCACCCTCCAATTCCGGATTCAGAGCTGTTTGGCAAGCCGGTGACAGTTCGACCGATGCCCAGTTTACTGTCAGCGAAACTGATGTTCCAATCAATACTCCTGTTTTGTTTACGCCTTCAAATCCTGATTATCAGGATTACTTCTGGAATTTTGGCGATGGGAATACAAGTACAGACATTATTCCTACTCATGCTTTTGCAGGCTCCGGCTCATTTACGGTTAGTTTGACCATTACTAATTGTGAAGGTACTACGGCTACTGAGTCTTTTGAGTTGTTTGTTCAAGAACCACCAACCATTTCGGTTGAACCAAATACCGGATATGATGTAACATTGGAACATGGCGATTCCACCACTTATTCTTTTACCATAACAAATACCGGAACCGGTGATTTGGTGTTCAATATTGAAGGTGCAAACCTGATAGAAAACAAAGAACTTCAAGTGCTTGCCCTGATAAACGGAGCAGATTTAACTCAGGAATACCCCTCCACGCTATTAGCTATTAACAATTATTTTACAGATTATCAACTTACAGAAATAACGACCTATAATGCATCTGAACTTGCAACTGCCCTTCAAAACAAGGATGTGTTATTGATTCCTGAACAAGAAACCTGTAATGCTGCAGCATTTAGTTCATTTGCTCCCATTTTACAGACGTTTGCCGAAAACGGCGGAACTATAATTATTAATGGAACCAATCAGGCAGGCTGTATTTTCAATACCGGATTATTTAGTGGTACTTATCAAAATTTTTACAGCGGTTCTTTAAATGTTAATATTCCTTCAGATCCGATCATGGAAGGAGTGAACGACCCATATAATGCCCTTGCTGTTACATTCTATTACGATATCACCAATCCTGATGCTGTTCGATTGGTTAGATATAGCGGATTTGATGTAGTTACTTATCGCAACATCGGATTAGGAAGAGCCATTTTGGTAGGACATGATTTTCGGTATCATAATGCGGATATGGATCGCATTATGTCAAATTGTGTAAAAACAACCAAAGATTTAATGTCTGTCAATGGTGGGATTGATTGGTTGTATGTTTCAGAAAATACCGGCTCCCTGGCTCCCGGAGAAAGCATTACTATTGACCTTGAGTTTAACGCAACAGATGTTTATGGCGGTTTTTATTCTCAAGACTTAGTGATCAACTCAAATGATGGTTCTGCACCACAAATTGTAATTCCATGCAACATGACTGTTACAGGAACTCCCAGTTTTGCCATCAACGAAAGCACGCATGATTTTGGAGAAGTGTTGGAAAACGACACTGCAAGATATAATATCATTATCTCTAACCCCGGAACGGATTCTCTAAAAGTATTCAATATCACTTTTTCAGACCCTGTATTTAGTACTGAACCTTCTAATTTTTCATTGTACGGTGGAGGAGCAACGCAGAGTGTTGAACTGAGATTTGTACCTACCGAAATTGCGCCCTATTTTGCAACAGCTACCATTGAGACCAATATCATCAATTTTTTTATCACGGTTAGCGGTACCGGAGTAGGTGCACCGGTAACTACGGTAAATCCGGTTGCCATAAACGAGACTTTGAATGTTGGCGAAACTTCAACTATTCCTTTAACCATATTTAATGATGGTCTGGGTCCTCTTTTTTATGATATTGATACTACCTATTTTCAGCAACAGCTCAAGGTTTTAGCATATACCAACGGAAGCGATGCGGGAGCATACGCTAATACCATATCTGCTATCAATGCACATTTTACGGATTATCAACTGAGTACAACCAACACGATCAGTTCAACGGAATTAGACGAATTGCTCCAAAATGTCAATGTGCTGCTCGTACCTGCGATTATTGATTTTAATGCAATGAACCTGTTTAACAGTTTTCAGTCGGTTTTGCAAAATTTTGTCAACAACGGCGGGCATGTAATATTTCTGGGCAACTTTAACTGGGGTGATAATCCCGTGCTACATTCCGGCTTTTTTGATGGGTTCAGCAGTTTCAATTCCGGAATGATGTGCAATATCTTAGACACCTCCCATCCGGTTGTTGAAGGAGTTGACAATCCTTATACTCCAATCGGAATTACTCCCATGATGTTTTTTAATTCAGACATAGTCAGATTGGTTCAACAACCGGGATTTGATATTAATCCGGGAGATGTTGTTTGTTTCAGAGAAATCGGAGCAGGACGTGCGATTTATATAGGTCATGATTTTGGAAGTGCGGATTTATCCGGCTCATTAGTCATTTCTAATGCCTTAAAATGGATTGCCACGCAGAATATTTTGCAATGGTTCAGCATTTCCGGAATTTCAGGAACCGTAGGTTATCCATCCTCTGAAACGCTTAATATCACCCTCGATGCTACCGATTTAGTCGGAGGTACTTATACTACACAAATTGTAATTTCAAACAACGACCCGCTTGCTCCTCAAATCATAGTACCTGTAACCCTTACAGTAATAGGAATACCGGCCATTGAAGTTTCAACTACTTCTTTCGACTTCGGCAACGTGATCATCGGCAATACAAAAACCTTGTCAATGGAAATCAGCAATCCGGGTACGGATAGTTTATTTTTAGACATCAGTTCTTCCTTGCCTCAATTTGAAGTAAATCCTGCAATCGCCACTGTGCCTCCATTTGGAGATATGATGTTGGATATCACCTTTGTACCGACAGAAATAGCTTTGTTGAACGGACAGATTTTTATCAACAACAATGTGAGCGATTTAACGGTAAGTGCAACCGGATTTGGACAAGGGGCACCTGTGATTGGTGTTAACCCTGCTTCGATAGATATTACTTTATTGGCCGGTGAAACTGCGGAAGAAACCATCACACTGACCAATACCGGCGCAGGGCCTTTGGAATTTACAAGCAATGGAGGATCAACCATTCCAATTCTGGCATGGACCTATCAGGTAAATATTTTCAATTATACCGGCGTTGCGGCTGCTTTGGAATCAACCGGATTAGACTATACATTTGAAGAATCCAATACCGAAGATCCATCTACAATGGCGGAATTACTGCAAAATAAACGGGTATTGTTAATACCGGATCAAAATTTTACCGCAAGTAGCAGTGTTTTTGCAGCCATGGCACCTGTTTTAGCCGAATTTGTTCAAAATGGAGGGGCAGTCCTTTATTTAGGTAATCAATGCGATTTTTGTATCACACAATCCGGTTTATTTAGTGGTTTTATCTGGGCATTTTTGTTCAACAATCCAGTTGTTGTTTTAGATGATACCCATCCGTTAAGTACGGGTTTGGGCTCAAACTATACCAGCTCAAATAACAGCATCGCATATCAAATGACAAATCCCGATGCAGTTGCGCTGACCGATGTTTTTTCGGGGGGGTCAACTTTAACCTATCGTCAGGTTGGAAATGGCAAAGTAATTTATGTAGGAGATGTGTTTACAGATCTCACTACGCCGGGAACTACCATGCTCCGCAACGCTTTACTCTGGGGAGGAGCGCCACCAACCTGGATTAGTTTTGAACCTACGGAAGGCACTAACGAAGTTGGAAATTCATTTGACATCAATGTTACTTTTGATGCTTCCGGATTGTTGGCAGGTGTTTATACTTTTGATTTGGTGCTCTTTACCAACGACCCCTTTAATCCAATAGTGGTAATTCCCTGCAATATGACCGTACTGGCATTCCCGCAGGTTCAGATTCTTGCACAACCCACCTATTCCTGCGATGGCAATGTTTATTTTTATGATCAAACGCTAAACAATCCCACCTCCTGGTCATGGGACTTTGGAGACGGAGCTACGGCCGGAATTCAAAACCCCATTCACAGCTACGCTGAAAGCGGTATTTATACCGTAACTCTCGAAGCCTGCAATGATTTGGGTTGTGATGAAATCGTATTTCCCAATTTTATTACCGTTGATTTCAACTCTGTTTACTGTGATACGATAAATATGCCATTTTCGGGAGTAACACCGATCACCGAATGTCATGGAGTATTGATGGATAGCGGAGGCAACCAAAATTATCTGGCCGGTTCAAGTGGTATTGTTACCATTTCACCTCCAGGTGCGACACAAGTCAGCCTGACATTTTCCGAGTTTTCATATATCAACATCGAATTTGCCGATCAAATCATCATTTATGACGGACCGGATGTTAATAGCCCCGTACTCGGATTTTTTACCGGATCTACATTGCCAAACGGAGGAACAGTAACCTCAACCGGCGGGTCTATCACCATTCAGGAATCAACCTTTGGTTGGTTTGGCACAGATATGGGCTTTGTTGCTACCTGGGATTGTGTAATTATTACCACCCCGCCTGTACCTGGTTTTAGCTATGAAGTAACCGATAACTGTTTAGGCATTGTAGAATTTACCGATGCTTCCGGAAATTTCCCCGACAGTTGGTCATGGGATTTTGGAGATGGCAATACTTCGACCGACAAAGACCCGCTACATTCTTATTTACAAAGCGGAACCTATGACGTTGTATTGACTTCCTGCAATATGGTAGGATGTGAATCGGTAACCGTGCCCGTAACAGTCGAAGGAGTATTGTTTGTTAACTTTACTGCACCTCAGTACATACAAATAAACAGTCCCATTATGTTTATGGACAACACCGAAAACGCAACTTATTGGCAATGGAATTTTGGTAATGGTCAAACTGCAGTAGGACAAATTGCCAACCCTGTTACTTTTTATGGTGCATTAGGTGTTTATACAGTTTCCCTGACGGTTACCGACTCCAATGGTTGTGTCCGAAGCGGTAGTCAGGTTGTTACTGTAGTTGAAGATGTCGGCATTAATGACCCCATTGCAAAGTCAACTTTGTTAATCTATCCAAATCCTTCAAATTCCGGCATGGTAAACCTGCAAATATCAGCTCCTGACCAAAGTCATGTTTTTGATCTGAGAATTTACGATGCTATAGGAAAACAAGTTTATACCGAAAAGCTGAATACGGCAGGTGATTTTACCCATCAAATCAACACCTCCGGATTTGCCAAAGGCATGTATTGGGTAGCCCTTCAGTCCAACTCAGGTCTGATCACTCAAAAACTAATTGTTCAATAA
- a CDS encoding RNA polymerase sigma factor has translation MKPQQQYSDEEIIKGCIACKRLYQERLYAKFSAKMFTICLRYARDYHSAEDILQEGFIKAYINIEKFRSEGSFEGWLRRIFVNTAIEHFRRSTPMYPIMEVTQADNHTVNEEVVEHLAANDLLKMIQTLSPGYRTIFNLYVIEGYSHKEIAEMLGISEGTSKSQLARARYLLQEKVNNQNKYSEQAYV, from the coding sequence ATGAAGCCACAGCAGCAATATTCAGATGAAGAGATTATTAAAGGGTGTATAGCCTGTAAAAGGCTATATCAGGAGCGTTTGTATGCCAAATTCTCTGCAAAGATGTTTACAATCTGCCTTCGATATGCAAGAGATTATCATAGTGCGGAAGATATCTTACAGGAAGGATTTATAAAGGCTTATATAAACATAGAAAAATTTAGAAGTGAAGGCTCTTTTGAAGGCTGGTTAAGGCGGATTTTTGTCAATACCGCAATTGAACATTTCAGACGTTCAACCCCAATGTATCCAATCATGGAAGTTACACAAGCTGACAATCACACCGTAAATGAGGAGGTAGTTGAACACCTTGCAGCTAATGACTTGTTAAAAATGATACAAACCCTTTCACCCGGATACCGAACAATCTTTAACTTATATGTCATCGAAGGATATTCACACAAGGAAATTGCCGAAATGTTAGGGATCAGCGAAGGAACTTCTAAGTCACAACTGGCACGAGCCAGATATTTATTACAAGAAAAAGTTAACAACCAAAATAAATACTCAGAACAAGCCTATGTCTAA
- a CDS encoding PorT family protein, producing the protein MSKRHIDDVFKQALENHEISPPFKNWDGIQHHLPRPKPFYFQTAFKVSLAAFFLMVAGIGSLTIRQNLLVPDENHLVSNNTNSDQTISPKAKPDNPTGEESLWAVSEINQSNQLSKTQNSNPNSLNINTISNKTNTLNQFSNPSVGTTKVPVKTSKYSKKANSGLKQVGNVAKSPDLKSNEISKSHQSNVLTNINSGKDLAIATDQVKSGNIAPALENDSQTDNDRLESLPKSELSQVYEPNNAKHNVINSVGLIGKPKKNKTNGLYFGSFYGVHVSRLLNNQALNATKNVEDLKYRMHSGNSYGFISGYDFSLNWGIQTEWAVRSTQGQLISYKPLESVTYRETQINLTYTNIPLLVKYRFTRTAKLTKQPTTLNVLAGIQYGILKSAEINLNNPTIHTNLLKKSTWGLVTGVDYDLYLSRNYFLSFGARAAFSTSSDSFTKVEIPDKNSANHLLLGLRASFNYRFVR; encoded by the coding sequence ATGTCTAAAAGACACATTGACGACGTTTTTAAGCAAGCGCTTGAAAATCACGAAATTTCACCCCCTTTTAAAAACTGGGATGGAATTCAGCATCATTTGCCACGCCCCAAGCCTTTTTATTTTCAAACCGCCTTTAAGGTGAGTTTGGCTGCATTTTTCCTCATGGTCGCAGGAATTGGCTCTTTAACTATCCGGCAAAACCTATTGGTTCCGGACGAAAATCATTTGGTATCAAATAATACCAATTCCGATCAAACTATTTCACCCAAAGCAAAACCGGATAACCCAACCGGAGAAGAAAGTTTATGGGCTGTTTCTGAAATCAACCAATCAAACCAACTTTCAAAAACTCAAAATTCTAATCCTAACTCTTTAAATATCAATACGATATCGAATAAAACCAATACACTAAATCAGTTCTCAAATCCTTCTGTTGGCACAACTAAAGTTCCGGTCAAAACCTCTAAATATTCAAAAAAAGCAAATTCCGGACTAAAACAAGTTGGTAATGTTGCAAAAAGCCCGGATTTAAAGTCAAATGAGATCTCTAAATCTCATCAAAGTAATGTTTTAACAAACATTAACTCAGGTAAAGACCTTGCTATTGCTACAGATCAGGTAAAAAGCGGTAATATTGCACCAGCTTTAGAAAACGACAGTCAAACTGATAACGATCGTTTGGAGAGTTTACCCAAATCTGAGTTATCTCAGGTTTATGAACCAAATAATGCCAAGCACAATGTTATTAATTCTGTCGGATTAATTGGCAAACCAAAAAAGAATAAAACAAATGGCCTTTATTTTGGTAGTTTTTATGGTGTGCATGTTAGTCGGTTACTCAATAACCAAGCACTAAACGCCACTAAAAATGTAGAAGACCTGAAATACAGAATGCATTCAGGCAACTCTTACGGTTTTATAAGTGGTTATGATTTTTCATTAAACTGGGGTATTCAAACCGAATGGGCAGTCAGATCAACCCAGGGGCAGTTAATCAGTTATAAGCCCCTCGAATCAGTGACCTATCGGGAAACTCAGATTAACCTTACTTATACCAACATCCCTTTGTTGGTGAAGTACAGATTTACCCGAACTGCAAAACTGACTAAACAGCCCACTACACTTAATGTATTGGCAGGAATTCAGTATGGAATTTTGAAATCAGCAGAAATCAATCTGAACAATCCGACAATTCATACCAATTTACTCAAAAAAAGCACCTGGGGTCTTGTTACTGGTGTTGATTATGATCTTTATCTGAGTAGAAACTATTTTCTTTCTTTTGGCGCAAGAGCCGCCTTCTCTACTTCTTCTGATAGTTTCACTAAAGTGGAAATCCCCGATAAAAACAGCGCAAATCATTTATTATTGGGGTTGAGAGCAAGTTTCAACTATCGGTTTGTTCGATAA
- the topA gene encoding type I DNA topoisomerase, which produces MLKNLVIVESPAKAKTIEGILGNDFTVVSCKGHIRDLPKDDNAIDVNNNFTPRYIIPEEKTQVVKELTKLAKSSADIWLATDEDREGEAISWHLCEVLGLDEKKTKRIIFHEITKPAILQAVKNPRIINRNIVDAQQARRVIDRLVGFKISPILWRKIARQGVLSAGRVQSVAVRLVVEREREIEQFNSSFNYKVYAYFNIKDYNGKQTILKAELSEPFSLEADAQQFLQKCIGAVFTIDKIEVKPAKKSPSPPFTTSTLQQDASRKLGFSVAKTMQVAQKLYEAGKITYMRTDSTNLSNTAREAMGKQISSMFGTDYWKERQYKTKSDSAQEAHEAIRPTYFDVQNAGENSDEKRLYDLIWKRAMASQMSDALLERTVVSIAISTVKEKLEAKGEVIKFDGFLKLYIASSLDDDDENEEETILPPLKIGQVLDLKNMKAIQRFKRPPARYNEASLVRNLEERGIGRPSTYAPIISTIQQRGYVVKENREGIERAYRILTLSGPHESKPNQIVVTSEKEKIGVEKAKLFPTDTGRVVNDFLVKHFENIVNYDFTANIEKAFDEIANGKQVWTKTIGEFYYPFNETVEYTLKNADRETGERLLGNDPKTGKPVTARLGKFGPMVQIGTNEDGDKPQFASILPPVTLNTITLEQALSLFNLPKEIGTFEEKTLKVGVGRFGPYVVHNNKFYSLPKDVDPLMFTEDQAIRLIEEKRIAEVNKVIHTFDNGNIQVLNGRFGPYIKAGDKNIKIPKSKDAKTLTYEECLILIDGDAAEPKKGKKSAKTTTNTNAIQSFENGNIQVLDGRYGPYIKTGKLNITLPKNADPKTITLAECKTLIAQAASKKTSTKKVK; this is translated from the coding sequence ATGCTTAAAAATTTAGTTATAGTTGAATCTCCTGCAAAAGCTAAAACGATAGAAGGTATTTTGGGCAATGACTTTACCGTTGTTTCCTGTAAAGGGCATATTCGCGATTTGCCAAAGGACGATAATGCTATTGATGTGAACAACAATTTTACCCCGCGTTATATTATTCCGGAAGAAAAAACGCAAGTAGTTAAAGAGTTAACAAAACTGGCAAAATCTTCAGCAGATATTTGGTTAGCGACGGACGAGGACAGAGAAGGTGAAGCTATTTCATGGCATTTATGTGAGGTATTGGGTTTGGATGAAAAAAAGACCAAGCGAATCATTTTTCATGAAATTACAAAACCGGCCATTCTACAAGCCGTAAAAAATCCAAGGATCATCAACAGAAATATTGTAGATGCTCAGCAAGCGCGAAGGGTGATTGACCGTTTGGTAGGGTTTAAAATATCCCCCATCTTATGGCGTAAGATTGCAAGACAAGGCGTTTTATCTGCCGGTAGGGTTCAGTCTGTTGCAGTTAGGTTGGTCGTGGAGCGAGAACGTGAAATAGAGCAGTTCAATTCATCTTTCAATTACAAGGTATATGCCTATTTCAATATCAAGGATTACAACGGCAAACAGACTATTCTTAAAGCTGAGCTTTCTGAACCTTTTTCACTTGAAGCCGATGCACAACAGTTTTTACAAAAATGTATCGGAGCAGTTTTTACCATTGATAAAATAGAAGTAAAACCGGCAAAAAAATCCCCATCTCCCCCGTTTACTACTTCAACATTGCAACAGGATGCGAGCAGAAAATTAGGGTTTTCGGTCGCAAAAACTATGCAAGTTGCACAAAAACTATACGAAGCCGGTAAGATCACCTACATGAGAACGGACTCAACTAATCTTTCCAATACAGCCCGGGAAGCAATGGGAAAACAAATTTCCAGTATGTTTGGAACTGATTACTGGAAAGAACGTCAATACAAAACAAAATCCGATTCGGCACAGGAAGCACATGAAGCAATCAGACCTACTTATTTTGATGTGCAGAATGCCGGAGAAAATTCTGACGAAAAAAGACTTTACGATCTTATCTGGAAACGAGCAATGGCTTCTCAAATGAGTGATGCCTTGCTGGAAAGGACTGTTGTTTCGATTGCTATTTCAACAGTAAAAGAGAAATTAGAAGCTAAAGGGGAGGTCATTAAATTTGACGGATTTTTAAAACTTTATATTGCCTCATCGCTCGATGATGATGATGAAAACGAAGAAGAAACCATTTTGCCTCCTCTAAAAATCGGGCAAGTATTGGATCTTAAAAATATGAAAGCCATTCAGCGTTTCAAACGACCTCCTGCAAGATATAATGAAGCCAGTTTAGTGCGAAATCTGGAAGAAAGAGGTATAGGAAGACCCTCTACATACGCACCAATTATCAGTACCATTCAACAAAGGGGTTATGTTGTTAAAGAAAACAGGGAAGGCATTGAGCGTGCTTACCGAATTTTAACGTTATCCGGCCCACATGAATCTAAACCCAATCAAATTGTTGTTACATCGGAGAAAGAAAAAATCGGTGTGGAAAAAGCAAAATTATTTCCGACAGATACCGGTAGGGTCGTCAACGATTTTTTAGTTAAACATTTTGAAAATATTGTCAATTACGATTTTACAGCTAATATAGAAAAGGCATTTGACGAAATAGCAAACGGCAAACAAGTTTGGACGAAAACAATTGGGGAGTTTTATTACCCTTTTAACGAAACAGTTGAATATACTTTAAAAAATGCGGACCGCGAAACCGGTGAAAGGCTTTTAGGAAACGATCCCAAAACCGGTAAACCTGTAACTGCAAGGTTAGGTAAATTTGGACCAATGGTTCAAATCGGGACAAATGAAGATGGAGATAAGCCACAGTTCGCTTCAATTTTACCTCCTGTAACGCTCAACACCATAACACTTGAACAAGCACTAAGTCTGTTTAATTTGCCAAAAGAAATCGGAACTTTTGAAGAAAAAACCTTAAAAGTTGGTGTAGGGCGTTTCGGGCCTTATGTAGTTCATAACAATAAGTTTTACAGCCTTCCAAAAGATGTTGACCCTTTAATGTTTACGGAAGACCAGGCGATACGCCTGATTGAGGAAAAAAGAATTGCCGAAGTCAACAAGGTTATTCACACTTTTGACAACGGAAATATTCAGGTACTTAACGGACGATTTGGACCTTATATTAAAGCCGGAGATAAGAATATTAAAATTCCTAAGTCGAAAGACGCAAAAACGCTGACCTACGAAGAATGTTTAATTTTGATAGATGGGGATGCTGCTGAGCCCAAAAAGGGGAAAAAATCTGCTAAAACCACCACCAATACGAATGCAATTCAATCTTTTGAAAACGGAAACATCCAAGTTTTAGATGGGAGATACGGTCCATATATCAAAACCGGAAAACTTAATATTACCCTGCCTAAAAATGCGGATCCCAAAACAATTACTTTAGCTGAATGTAAAACACTGATTGCTCAGGCAGCTTCTAAAAAAACAAGCACTAAAAAGGTCAAGTAG
- a CDS encoding thioredoxin fold domain-containing protein has protein sequence MKYLSIFSIFLAALLGSCNTQQEESNNTNNSNSKAQPANSKNNTVGDNSQKSNALINWITFEELETKMKQEPRKVVVDLYTDWCGWCKRMDKATFQHPEVAEYVNKNFYAVKFNAEGTNPVKFNGQNWEFMPNPNGRKGTHRLAATLILGNQPTGRIGYPTIAFMDEKLMRIDAYPGYKTPDKFEGLMKFIAENHYRNQPFEQYMQKFTPTIPANPTGSLTPSKSDSKPGIVVK, from the coding sequence ATGAAGTATCTTTCCATTTTCTCAATTTTTCTTGCTGCTTTGTTAGGTTCGTGCAATACACAACAAGAAGAAAGCAATAACACCAACAACTCAAATTCAAAAGCCCAACCTGCAAATTCCAAAAATAATACTGTAGGAGACAATTCTCAAAAATCAAATGCGCTCATTAATTGGATAACATTTGAAGAATTAGAAACCAAAATGAAACAAGAACCGCGCAAAGTGGTGGTAGATCTTTATACTGATTGGTGTGGTTGGTGTAAAAGAATGGATAAGGCGACTTTTCAACATCCGGAAGTAGCTGAGTATGTCAATAAGAACTTTTATGCTGTTAAATTTAATGCGGAAGGAACAAATCCTGTCAAATTTAACGGACAAAATTGGGAGTTTATGCCCAATCCAAACGGAAGAAAAGGAACGCACCGTTTAGCGGCCACATTAATTCTCGGTAACCAACCAACCGGTCGTATTGGATATCCTACGATTGCCTTTATGGATGAAAAATTGATGCGAATTGATGCTTATCCCGGATACAAGACACCCGATAAATTTGAAGGTTTGATGAAATTTATAGCTGAAAATCATTATCGAAATCAACCTTTCGAACAATACATGCAAAAGTTCACCCCAACCATTCCAGCTAACCCAACCGGAAGTTTAACCCCTTCAAAATCAGATTCTAAGCCAGGAATAGTGGTTAAATAA